The Fulvia fulva chromosome 11, complete sequence genome segment TTTGTGCCTAGATGTCAGAAGACAGACTTGTAACCAGACGTTCGACAAAGTGTGTCCCCCTCCGGCGTGGCCGATGGCCGTTGAGATCGTGGGTCGATAACAAAGAAGAGCTGAAACATGGCGTTGACAACTCAAGATCGAAACTGCGAAAGAGAGTCCATCTGCGTACTGCCAGAACGGCATGGCATACTGCTTTATGTTCAGAGAAGCAGCCTCGTTTAGTATAGGCTCCGATTCGTCTCTACACGAGCAAAACGACCTCGCGCGAACATCGCTCCGAAACCGAGGTTGCACAACATTATGATCAGGTGAGAAGTGGTATGTCACCACAACTCCTTCGGCAAGTGAGCATGCGATCTTTTGTACAACGATTGACCACCTCAGCTTCGCCAATGTACACAGGAAGCCATCTGACAGTGAGCGGATATAGTGCTATACACCGGTACGGAGTTAGGGATGCCTCCAAGGCTTCCCAGCAAGTTCGCACGTTATAGCTTCATTGGGTAAGCACGGCGTATGCTGTGATTCTTATACCAGCATTCGACTCATAGAACCCATCTGCGCCACTGGTAAGTACGTACGGAAACCTCAAGAGTCTACAGACTCCAACTCACTCACCACGCCGAGTCACATGCCCACTATCAATGGCACCACAACAACCAACACGAAAAACTCACCACACTCGCATGAATCCACGACCATGAAACACCTCCTCGGGCGAAATAGGAACATCCCACATCAACCAACATACCAAGAACCTGCACCGCAGATCTCCTGTCCTTTGTGCAGCTCGTGCATGTTGCAGCTCGCTGAGCAATAGCCGCGTGCCGATCATTCATACTCGCCTACTACCTTTGACGCGGCTCTGCATGTATGTGCTGGGAATGTGACCTCTTGgcaagcttataggtaacagCATTCTAGCAATTCCGTTCTTGCATGAGGATGGGTAAAGTGTGTCGTGGCTTTACGCGTGTTGGGCATGGAGGCAGCGGCGGCGGGTGGGTACAGGTGGTCATGGTGATGGCATCGAGGCTTGACTGTGGAGGTGATGGTGGATACTGATGTTTTGTGATGAGAACATGAGAAGTCCTGAACGTACGCGAAGAGCAAAGCCACGGGGTATGCCTTGCAGATGTCGTGGCCATTGATGCTGGCCTCGCCATGCAGCGTGTACTTCTCTCAACAACCAGCTTCTACCAGATGGCGCCGGACGCTGAGACCCCGATTCCTCAATACACGACCTCGTTGTCCCCCGGCCACTCAAGTTCTGTGGAGCAGCGTTGCAATGCAACAAGCTCGGACGATAACTCAAGCAGCGTAACTCCAGCGCCATGAAACTCAGATCCAGTTGTCTGGCCTGGCGGAGTCCTCCTCTGATACCAGCTCAGCATCTCTTTCTGCAATTTCTGTAGCTGTAATCTGCACGACTTTTCCCAGCTTCACAGCACGCTCGGTGAGAGTCTACAAGAGGAGTCAGCTGTAGCTCAAGGCCAAATGTAATATATGCGGATGGAAGGCCGAGGCACTTCGCCAACCATATATGTCTTCGAAAATCTACACTTTCTTCAGGTGTATAATATCCCCCGGTACGTACCTTCACCAAGCGTGCCCTGATGGCCTCGGCCAATTCACGGAGCTCACTCTTCGTCCCGTATTTGTTGAAGTGATCGCTGTAAAGGCAGCCAATCTCGAGTACGATGGCCTTGACATTGGGCAACTCCACGAGCTCGTTGAACTTCTCATAATGGAACTGATCAGCATGTATGGGTTCCGTATTGTCGAGATGAAGTCGCACGTTCCTCAGGCTGGGCATCAGCTCTTTGACCTTTTCAAAGAATTTCGAGAAATTATCGGCATAATTCATTTGGTCGCCTGTGAGCGCAGAAATGTCAGTGAGGCACCATCAGAATTGAGTCATTAGCTCAATGGTCGCGGGCACATCGAATCGGGGCGCGCAGATCTGTGTGGGTGACAGCCTGTCTTCAGTCACGTACCAGTCAGGCAATCGGTACGACAAACATCGCCCGTGAAGACAGCGTTGTGAGTTGCTCGTAGACGCTTTGCCTGCCAATCTTCTTGCACCTCCCAAATATCGCCACCCTTGGGGCCGCCGTAGGGGCTATACGCAGGTAGCACAAAGCGGACTCAGCGTATTGATGTAGCAGGGTCGAGGTCTCTACATAGGTGACCCTGTTCAGATACCGTACCCCCTTCGATAGATCCCGATCCGCGCAGTCGCAGCAGGTTCTGTCGCTTATGTGTCCATTGAGGCCATATTGCTCGAAAGCCCGAGTACAGCAATGAACATGCTTGGCCCTCTCACGGTCATTCGGGCCGCTGAAAAGGTGGTGATAGATATGCAGCCTCAGCTCAGGTGGTAAGCCCATGAAGGATGCCCTCGGAGCCGTGTTGCTGTTGGCGTCAATTGTACCTGAACCTGATCCCGAGTGGACTGACATAGTCTGACCAGGTAGACTCGGTGGTGGTATAGTGGTAAAGCTGGGGCTCGCAGCGATTGCAGTAGTACTGGTCCTGTCATCTTCCGTGTAGGAGAGAATGCCCTCGATGTTGCTGTCCGACATTGCTGATAACTGGTGGCGGCGGAGTCTGAGTGCAATATCTCGAGCGAGTAGCGTTTCGTAATGGCGCTTGTTGAAGTGGTGTTGTTGGTGGCAATCGCAGCACTATTGGTAGTGTCGAGTGGCGCTGAAAGGGTGGTGCTGAATGTGAGGTTGCTGACCTGTGTCGAATAGTGTTTGTCCACGCACGAGGAAAGCTGCAAATGAAAGATCAAGTGAGCTGAAATCAAGCTAGTGGTCAATGCTCGCGCACAAGCCTGTGGGCACCAGGGACGAGGAAGGGACAACTCACCCCTGTCCTGCTCCAGAGCACCGCAAGACATTTGCACAAGTTCGCTATTATCTACAATGCATTATACATACGCTCCGATCTGTACCGTTGCCGCCGACCAGCGACCGTCCTGAACGCCATGCCACTCAAATTCATCTGAAGATGTCCTTGGACTTCGCTCACGCATTGCGTCCAGTCTGCCACTTCTTGCCCTTCATCACAGATGTAATGGCATGACGTATCACAATACCAGCCTTCTCCGTCTCCTTCCTGCTCAACGCGCCAGTCACACAGACCTTCAGCGCTGGGAAAGGCTGCCACTCCTTGTCCAGCTCTCGAGGTTGTGTGCCAAGCGCGGGTGGCATCGACTTCAGTCTCGTGATTAGTACACCGTTCGCGAGGCACTCGTCGACGCAGTCTTGCAGGAGGAACTCCTGATCTGCTCTCGATAGCACACGATCCTTCACGTGCTGCTCCTTGAGCGTCAGAAGCATTACCGGGTTCTCTGGTGCGCTCATGCATCGTATCCAGTCGCTTCGAGGGTCGAGCTGTGCTCGCATCGCCGCGATATTCTCGCGCAGATTCTTGATGATGTTCGGGTCTTCCTGCAGCAAAGTGACGGTTTCAGAAGCGGTCGTCGCAAGAAGTGCTGGTAGTGCTGCCGAGAAAGTGTATGCAGACGCGGAAAGTCTCTGGTGCTCCACAATCTCTGTCGTGCCCGCGCAGAAGCCGCCTCCGGAGCTCATTGCACCAGCCAGACCACCAATGATCATGTCCACGTTCAGCGGGTCCACATTCTGCTGTTCTGTCACACCCTTGCCTGTTCGTCCGAGCACGCCATACGACCATGTCTCGTCCAGAATGACGCGAAACTTGTACTTGTCTTTCAGCTCGATGATCTTGGGTAGATTGACCATATCACCGACATTCTCGAACAGTCCTTCTGTTACGATGAATCTTCTCGTCAATGCCTTGCCGCTGCCCTCCTTGACCACTTTTGCCAACACACGTTCCAAATCTTCCATGTCGTTATGCTCATACCACCGCACCGTGCTTCTGCTGATTTGCAGGCCTTTTCGGATCGGGAAGTTGACTGCCTTGTCTGCCACGATGATGTCTCCTCTCTTGCTGAACGCCGGAATCACAGAAGAAATGGTGGAGAATGACTGCGCATAGATAATTGCAGCGTCCACGCCAAGATGCGCCGCGATATCTGCCTCTGACTTCATGTGCACATCTTGGGTGCCATAGAAACCAGGAGGTGAACATGGTCCCACTCCGTAGGTGCGAACCGTCGCTACGGCCTTGGTCGTCAGCTCGGGGTTGTTTGCGAAGCCATAATGGTTGTACGAAGCCAGGTTTGTGACAGTCTTGCCGTTCTGTAGACGTGCCTTTGCCGCAGCCGGACCGACTATGACAGGTAGCTTCTCATTCTGCAGCTTCTCCCACTCACTCTCCTCGCTGGCTAAAGGCTCCGGCGTCCAGTCCTCAACCAGCTCATCGATCTCATCCTCGCTGAGAGGCACATTCTTCGTCTTCTTGGTGCTGTATGTAGGCGCAAGAAGGTACCGCACTGCGAAGATGAAGAGAAACAGCTCCACTGCTGATCGCACGGGGTCGTTCTGGTAGGAGGAACGGATGTAGCGGATCACGATCGAAGAGCCAGGTATGCTCTGGAAGGATGTCGTGAGGGTATCTATGAAGGCGACTGCGCTCGGAGGCAGTTCTGCGCCAATGGTAGTCGTGTTCATCGTGAGGAGGCGCGCATGCGACGCTTGAGAGTGTTTGCAGGGTGTTTCGGGTGTATCGGTATCGCAAGGAGTCGTTTTCTGGTAAGTTCGTCTCGCGCGTCTATCGTCGCCGTCGCATCGTCATCAGTGGCCGGTTTGTGATGGGCACAGTGCTCGCAGGAGGTCGATATGGGCGCGGCTCCTTCCCATGTTTGATGACAAGGATGTCGGTGGCCCTGCAGTAGCGTCTGACTAAGCGATAAAGCTAAAGTCGCGTGCCTTCAAGTTGACGCGCGAGAAACCCCTTCGCTTGGTTCTCACCTCGACATGCACGCAGTACTAGTCTCCCGATGTCAGACACCACGGCATTTCGCAAGAACAATGATCTTGCCATACGCCGCAACAATCATGCTCGGCACATACGATCTTCGGTCTATCGTACAGACAGGCTTCAACGTCAGCGTGAATGATGACGACAGGCGATCAACAGCACATCCGCTTGATTGTCTTCAAGCCAAGCCATGAAGCGTTTCGAAGCCATGCAGTGTATAAAATCTATTTGCCGAATGTGAGAAGCAACGGCGGCATGAGACGAATCCGCCACACCAGCAGGACGCCACGCGAGATGCAAATTCTTGTGGTCTGAAGCACGAAGCTCTGGTATATCGACTGCATCCAGAGAATCCCTTTCTCTGCGGACATCAATCCTCCTCGTCGCCGGCATGCACGATGGCCTCCACGAAATCGTGGCCAATATCGAACCTGATGCCTTCCGGGCTGTGGAAATTTTGCTTATCATCTGACGCTTCACGTCAGTACGTGATCGAAGGCGCTCCCACTCAACCGGAGACTTACACCAATCTTGACCTGCTTCCGGATGCGGCCCAACGAGTCCTACCCAGCCTTTACCGAAACTGCTGAGCGATGCAGCCACATCTTGGGTGCTCGAGTATCGGCCTAATACCTTCGCTGTCGACCTTTTGTGCAATTCGATCACAGCCCCATCCTGGAAATACAGCCAGCGCTTCGGATCAGTATGGCCTTGCTCTGGCCCTGTTGAGAATGTCCAGTCGACTTGAATGATGGCTTCTCGCTCGTCAGGAACCTGGGCACCCGGCTCATCGCATTCTGCATCGGTGTCGTCCTTCTTATCCAGCAGATCGAATCCAGGTGAGTGCCCAGCCAGATATGCGCCCAAGCAGAAGCCCATGTATCGCCCGCCTTGCTCCACGAAATTACGGATGTTCGCTTTGTAGCCTTTCATGTGCTTCCAAGCATCGTCCATATCTGACCACACTCATCAGCAGCGTTCAGTTCGAAAAGTGACATGCCCAATGTTACCTCCCCCACCTGGGTGTGCATAGATATCGACATTACTCAATGCCTCTGCCGTAAGCTTGGTCTCCTCGTCTGGTCCAGCGAACGTGACCTCGATTTTAAATGGCGACGACTCGAGGAGATCTGCAACAGACTCTGGACACCTGTAAGAAGAAGCGGGTCCGCGGTATACCAATGCTTTGAGAGGGCGGTTATGCAAGGAAGGCATTACAACATGCTCTAGGCTCAACACTAAGGTAAGAATCCATTGTAACATCGTGAAGGAACAACCACGTATAAGGAAGGTCGATCATTCGCCGCGGACGACGCCAATGCGCGGCAGGATGCATAGCTGGTGATCATAAGCTGGCTATAAGGGCTCCTTACCTCCGAATAGGCAATCCAATGGCTCTGTCGTACAGCAGCAAGCTTTTCTCACTGACTTTGCTGAAAGCCAGAACGTTGCTGTTGCAAAGGCAACTTTCGACTCACGCGGCCGCGAACATGGTCATGTGACCTGTAACACTGAGTCTCGTCGTAAAGCAGCACTGCCACCGCACTGACCAGCTACACTGCAGAGAGACTTTCGGTCATGGAAAAACATTCCTGCGAGATTTGGTCGTCATCAGTGAAAGATGATTCGTCATGAGCTTCAACAAGCAACCCAAGCTAACGACAAGGATCCCACGGCGGCTGAGATACCACCAGGATCACTTCCTCTGCCCAGAGATTGTACGACTTCACACTATCGACCATTTCACCACTCAGGCGGTGACTTGACGAGGTCACCTTGATGCAGATGCTGGAGTACATCATGACCCTGATGTCTTTGGCTCTTGAAGAGTTGCAAGGACCCCGTACAGCGAAACGGTTTCGCACGGCTTAAAAATGACGATACCAGTTGTGAGAGTGCGGGCGAAACATTCGAAAACGCGCACTGGATGTCGAACATGCCGGTCCGTTAAAGAACGTAATCCAGCAGAAGTCGGGTCATCTGGGCTGATGTGAGGCAGGCAGCGTCACGTCAAACGTGATGAAGGACGACCATCATGCAAAGCTTGCAGTCGAGCAGGCAAAGTTTGTGCTGGCTACGATCATGTGCCTCGGTCGATGCAGAGCCTGGGACCAAGAAGACTCGAACCACTACTGCCAAGGCTTCCTTTCACGCCGACTGTCAACCTCCGCGATCACGAGAGCATCTCGCTGGACTTCTTTCGCTTGTTCACCATCAATTACCACAAAAGACCTGGTGGCAGCATATAATCCTGGATCTGAGTAAGAAGGAGCCGGTCTTGGCGCATGCGGCCACGGCTTTAGGCTCAATGCATCGTGCCATAGCTCCTCCAGGCGACTGCAAGGAGCTAAGCGTCAATACAGACCAACGCCAGATTGCTACAGATCAGTACACCAAAGCCGTGGCTTTGATGCGACGATACATCGATGAGTGCTTTCGGGGCGATCGCGTCCTCAGTCAAGATCAGCTCGTAGTGGTACTGTTGGCATGCCTGCTATTCTTCTGCTTCGAAGCGTACGTCGGTCACGATGAGCAGGCTTCCCTTCACCTACGCACTGGCTCGCGGGTACTGTACGAGCAACGGCGAGATCTTGAGGCAGCGCAGACGAGAGACGCAGGAGATCGCGTGATTACAACAAGAGCCCATATGCGAAGCTATCTGGACGCATTGACCTATACATTCGTTCTGCTGGACAACGACCTCAATATGGTAGACGAAGAGGAGCGGTATGTATGACTCATGGATGATGATGAGGTGCACTGACCAACCTTCATGATAGATACCTGACCACGATTTGCCTGGATAAGATGCCTTCATAACTTCTGTCATTCCAAGTCGCTCAGATCCACCTCGATCATCTGGGTCAAAGAGCCAACGATGTATATCGACTGCTTCTCACGAGCTGCGAGACGTATCTTGAGTCACATCAAGAGCTGTGTGAAGGCTTGGACGAGGACACGAGCGAGTTCCACCTCGGCTTCATGTCTAGACTGTTCCCTCTCGACGCTGACGATGAGTTCTGGCACGAGCATAACGTCCTGCGCCAAGACATACGTGAATGGCTCTCTGCTTTCGCGACCGTACCAGTCAATGAAGAAAATCGCAGCGAGCATCTTCTGGTGCAGATATACTTCTTCTGCCTCTGGTACCGCACCGAGACTTGGCGGGATGGAACCGAGACCCTTGCCGATCGGTTCGATGAAGAGTTCAGCCATATCACAGATCTGGCAGAACAGTGTATCGCCATGCACAGCGGCACGACACAATACCTGTCCCCGCAAGGCGAGGCAAGCAATCAAGTCGCAACAGTGTTCAGCACACCACCGCTCTTCAGCTTCGGCACAGGCTTCGTTACCGCGTTGATGCTCATTGCGATCAAGTGTCGCATTTCCTCAGTCCGCAGGCGATGTGTCGCAGTCATTCGCGCAATCAATCTACAAGGGTTCTTCGACAGTGCGTTCATCGCTGCATATCTGGACGCGATCATCAAACTGGAAGAGCAGCGAATTCGAGATGCTACTGGGAACATTGACTCTGCGAAATCGTTCGAAAGTGCAGAAGTGCCAGAGACTGCACGCCTGTTCGAGCCGATGATGCTTCCTGGGCGCCATGCTGAGGACACGGACTATCCATCAAAAGAAACCATGTCTATCAGCAGCACAACTCGCTCCGCCACTCCACAGGCTCACATCTAACCCGAAGCACTTCCCCTTCACCAAGACATTCGCCAACAGCAAAGACGACCCCATCCTAGTCCTTCACTCATCCGGCACGACTGGCGCACCAAAGCCGATCACATACACCAACGCCTGGATTGCCGTCCAAGATCTCGTCTGGCCAGACGTGGACGGTCAACCAAGCGGCAACATGACCTTCAACGAGTCCTTCAACGGCGGTTTCACTTACTCCAAATTCCCAGAACCTCACTACGGCGGCGTCCTCTACACAACTCTCCGCCCTCTCTTCACAGAGTCTGCAGCGAGTGTCCTCGGTCCTCCAGGCGCGGAATTCATCGATCCTGCTGTTCTAACACTCTCCATCATCAAGGCAAAGCAACTCAAAACTCTAGCCGCCGTGCCTCTCCTACTCGAGAAGATTGCCCAACTCCCCGGGGATATGGACGCACTCCCTGCCCTTGACTCCGTAACATTCGCAGGCGGTCCCCTACGAACCCAGCTCGGCAATGACCTCGTGCGCAAAAGCGTAACCCTCACCTCAAACTACGGCTCAACAGAATTCGGATCTTGCCCTACCGTCCTCCCAGACGTCGAAGATTGGCAATGGACCCATTTCCCCCCCTGACTTCCACGCTTTGCTCCAACCTATCGGCGACGGCGCAGGCACACATGAACTCGTCTTCCCCGATTCTGGCCGCGAGGTGAATCTCAAGCGAGCGTCATTCCACAGCCTTGGCGTGAAGGAATTCCGTACGAAGGATCTCTCCATCCGCCACCCGGAGAAGACGTGGTTGTGGAAATGCCACGGTCGCACGGAACGATGTTGTCGTCCTCGCGCACGCTGGGAAATTAAACCCCATCCCGATCGAGAAACGCCATAGCGAGCGTGGACGGTGTGACGGGCGTGCTAGTCGCGGGGGCGAACCGATGGTCTGCTTGTGTGCTTGTCGCGGTTAGCGAAGGGTGGGAGGGCAATGAGGGTGTGGTGGAGAGGGTGAAGGGGAAGTTGGAAGAGGCTAATGAGGTTTTGAGGGAGGATACGAGGATTCCGGCGGAGATGGTTGCGGTGGTGAAGGAGGGGGCGCTGGTGAGGGGGATGAAGGGGCAAGCTGTGAGGAGGGGCAGTGTTGAGGGGAATGGGGTGGTTATTGGAGGGTTGTATGAGGGGAGAGGTGGGAGGTGAATGTTCTTAGCCCATGAGCCTGGCTTCGGGGATGTCTGTGCTGCTAGCCAACAGTGGTCGATGCAGAATCAGTCAGTTATGGACGAGCAGAAATGGCCTGAACCCTTGAATGTGTGTGTTTAGGCAGTATCCAAATCTCTGCTTCCGCCATCTAAAACGAACTACGAAATCCAACTCTTCCGCAACAAGCCAATAACTCCCACCCAACGTCCCAATCAAAAACACAGCAGTCACGATCCCCACTCCAGCCCTATCAGCCGTGGTGATAATACTCATCGGCTGACTCCCATCATTATCACCTCCCGTCCCCGCCGTCGGATCCCCTTTACTAGTCCCTCCATTCCCCTCCGACACAGGCCCCGACACCTCCTGAATCATCGTCGCCTGAATCACCTCCAACGCACACATCTGCTCTCCAACCCCATAACTTCTATCCCACGTGGTATTCGCCAGCGCCAGCGTCGCAGTCGCAACATGTTGGAAGGATCGCATCCTGGTATGGGTGGTTGAGTGACAAGTGCTGTCTCCCAGATCTACCCAAGCATGAACGATCGACGGCTCAATCTACGAAA includes the following:
- a CDS encoding Isocyanide synthase-NRPS hybrid, whose translation is MSRLFPLDADDEFWHEHNVLRQDIREWLSAFATVPVNEENRSEHLLVQIYFFCLWYRTETWRDGTETLADRFDEEFSHITDLAEQCIAMHSGTTQYLSPQGEASNQVATVFSTPPLFSFGTGFVTALMLIAIKCRISSVRRRCVAVIRAINLQGFFDSAFIAAYLDAIIKLEEQRIRDATGNIDSAKSFESAEVPETARLLTSNPKHFPFTKTFANSKDDPILVLHSSGTTGAPKPITYTNAWIAVQDLVWPDVDGQPSGNMTFNESFNGGFTYSKFPEPHYGGVLYTTLRPLFTESAASVLGPPGAEFIDPAVLTLSIIKAKQLKTLAAVPLLLEKIAQLPGDMDALPALDSVTFAGGPLRTQLGNDLVRKSTSKIGNGPISPPDFHALLQPIGDGAGTHELVFPDSGREVNLKRASFHSLGVKEFPSVDGVTGVLVAGANRWSACVLVAVSEGWEGNEGVVERVKGKLEEANEVLREDTRIPAEMVAVVKEGALVRGMKGQAVRRGSVEGNGVVIGGLYEGRGGR
- a CDS encoding Serine palmitoyltransferase 1; its protein translation is MNTTTIGAELPPSAVAFIDTLTTSFQSIPGSSIVIRYIRSSYQNDPVRSAVELFLFIFAVRYLLAPTYSTKKTKNVPLSEDEIDELVEDWTPEPLASEESEWEKLQNEKLPVIVGPAAAKARLQNGKTVTNLASYNHYGFANNPELTTKAVATVRTYGVGPCSPPGFYGTQDVHMKSEADIAAHLGVDAAIIYAQSFSTISSVIPAFSKRGDIIVADKAVNFPIRKGLQISRSTVRWYEHNDMEDLERVLAKVVKEGSGKALTRRFIVTEGLFENVGDMVNLPKIIELKDKYKFRVILDETWSYGVLGRTGKGVTEQQNVDPLNVDMIIGGLAGAMSSGGGFCAGTTEIVEHQRLSASAYTFSAALPALLATTASETVTLLQEDPNIIKNLRENIAAMRAQLDPRSDWIRCMSAPENPVMLLTLKEQHVKDRVLSRADQEFLLQDCVDECLANGVLITRLKSMPPALGTQPRELDKEWQPFPALKVCVTGALSRKETEKAGIVIRHAITSVMKGKKWQTGRNA